In a genomic window of Ignavibacteria bacterium:
- a CDS encoding pirin family protein, whose protein sequence is MNRTVRLITNSHMTGVGPLVVAQPLPTAALRIADPFLLLHHAGPQTFEAGASAHRIDPHPHRGFEPVTFVYRGSVLHRDSLGNEGRIGAGEVQWITSGSGIVHSEGPTADLQESGGELELIQLWANLPAAKKMIDPAYQELHRTDIPRVSLLDGALTLEVVAGIYGSVSGPATTHSPMITAMGHFTAGAKGTIPSSSHQQVLLYVLNGSMKINGEHTVDRHHLVAFGTEGDSIEIETLTDGSLLFLAGDPLNEPVAMYGPFVMNTDDELRAAFRDYAGGKMGTLAE, encoded by the coding sequence ATGAATCGCACCGTCCGCCTCATCACCAACTCTCACATGACCGGCGTTGGCCCCTTGGTAGTGGCACAACCACTTCCAACTGCTGCGCTGCGCATTGCAGATCCGTTCCTGCTTCTTCACCATGCAGGACCGCAAACGTTTGAGGCAGGCGCTTCAGCGCATCGCATCGATCCGCATCCACATCGCGGATTTGAGCCTGTGACATTCGTGTACCGAGGGAGCGTGCTGCACCGCGACTCCCTCGGCAACGAAGGCAGGATCGGAGCCGGAGAAGTGCAGTGGATCACCAGCGGAAGCGGCATTGTTCATAGTGAAGGTCCAACGGCAGATCTTCAGGAGTCAGGGGGCGAACTTGAACTCATCCAGCTCTGGGCGAACCTCCCTGCGGCAAAGAAAATGATCGACCCGGCCTACCAAGAATTGCACCGAACAGACATTCCACGCGTTTCACTGCTCGATGGTGCTCTTACGCTGGAAGTTGTGGCAGGCATTTATGGAAGTGTGTCCGGTCCGGCTACTACACATAGCCCCATGATCACGGCAATGGGTCACTTCACTGCCGGAGCCAAAGGCACTATTCCGTCATCATCACATCAACAAGTGTTGCTCTATGTCCTCAATGGCTCGATGAAGATCAACGGTGAACACACCGTGGATCGCCATCATCTCGTTGCCTTCGGAACAGAAGGAGACTCAATTGAGATCGAAACACTTACTGATGGCTCGTTGCTCTTCCTTGCCGGCGATCCGTTGAATGAGCCCGTTGCGATGTATGGTCCGTTCGTGATGAACACAGACGACGAACTCCGCGCAGCCTTTAGGGATTATGCCGGTGGGAAGATGGGGACGCTCGCTGAATAG